In a single window of the Melanotaenia boesemani isolate fMelBoe1 chromosome 22, fMelBoe1.pri, whole genome shotgun sequence genome:
- the akap12b gene encoding A-kinase anchor protein 12b isoform X3, whose translation MLGTITLTVGQPDGVSVAQKEEAPETTDTIPDEVTPQVNGEKVDKESPDANDICAIEEKATDDQSEDAGDVSFKKIFTIVGLKFTVKKDKSEEMDPVQLLTVKGEDISETDEPAKYEEESNAKENSTTEVKEDKKEASTSEAEVTKDTDKTETTEAPSEGAAAAEASNETAKEEEPEKEPEKEAPPPPKETGLSPFRKLFFVGLFSNLRKKAIVKKTKEEEEKEAAAKEEAAAKEEAAAKEEAAAKEEAAAKEEAAKAVETAAEEKEKDVAEKETKEEKDVAALETKENAVLEEGTKGEQETKDEATEISVEDKPKPPTSPEEGKSDVPLQASVDSAASKDETKQEDQKAETSAEEVTSDSDLQSSQEKTKQHGSPLKKLFTGAGLKKLSTKRQRSKKESDSRLTDSGEQSSEQLQSSTESDEAPKSDSGTSSPEASGEHVAAAVSQNESSQETEEIVSDGEKKKDGVIASFRKFVTPKRYVKKSDSEDEGDKPAKSAILSSSESAPLAEESAKEEDTKEEKPSDEELKTENTEKLTSSTEETKKKIDSSVSWEALMCMGGPKKRTRRTSDSDDEETKAEEPPAAAEVEQEGKNEAENIESEVEVAPAPATAPAPAPAPAPAPAPAPAPAPAPGTAPAPAPAPEPEPVSVPAPVPEPVAAPAPIPASAPAPEPVSKGGSPWSTLKRLVMAKNPKPKAEEKPEEKPSEQVQPEPEPPKDESTFSLRKFFPGRRKKVVEKQVSIDHGPAEEDSETPAVVPLSEYEEPAEPVQDAPAEPVQDAPAEPVQDAPAEPVQDAPAEQTTVQSTPSAEDRAPSWIPAIVEDVDEKNDQLSDIPEEVDNLATPKSVDSDISDDENEGPPTPPTGPSSTGRRLSTAEVKPITPTPAAATSPVPQEPSIEDAQKVISCIQPQISEIPPQSCAALEDIKVEAASATTEYEPQLENAETTTSTVLEPHSCSDVMAICIGLGTKEIAKVAVEEPVTPIVESTIVVSHAVSKEVPVERSLDQDKAGITEDPVFKAHVNRVQILQLEPGVNKIVGENVQAARQNYEPEIEKVGVVSIENSEVIQPRTLKSNSPKTKVVSPIAPTLERPVSTQTVQVSEVTVETKGMRHHAASQRNTPAREVARAVAQEASSTIGDSEQNNNVQGTERATPSVVSSEETAVIMETVVLVAPDKAGHNQKAKSGKVKHATGVSEPVKKHKSKKDGSSKDGAVIAKASKKKEKVKEGIHESSDIEKKSVVIAKAVIQDAVDKVSEDATKQKKSATKSPTIPKPAKAKATREEEIEIGNDELVITDTPVPLFCKKPVKKSSQLFCVAMEVVESVPIEMIDEEEEEEKKKNKKPQKKFVKAEQVHASEEMVFEEEVAEIMTDGKQSNKGKKASPSEERKIPEIHLPVQVVLQAADEIEDPPVKVESLAGYDNGLNTSPTAESPSRQKKLSVLSEEPHKSGSARGSSPSRGSSSPSRGGSSPSRGSSSPSRGAVRKAEKKQTAKCAEVMAQVIEVIEEAVKEIDPMST comes from the exons ATGCTTGGAACAATTACTTTAACAG tTGGCCAGCCAGATGGTGTATCTGTGGCTCAGAAGGAGGAGGCTCCTGAGACTACAGACACTATCCCAGATGAAGTAACTCCTCAAGTAAACGGTGAAAAAGTGGATAAAGAGTCCCCTGATGCAAATGACATTTGCGCTATTGAAGAGAAGGCAACTGATGACCAGTCTGAAGATGCTGGTGATGTCAGTTTCAAGAAGATCTTCACCATTGTAGGCTTGAAATTTACCGTGAAGAAGGACAAAAGTGAGGAAATGGATCCTGTACAGTTGCTGACAGTCAAAGGAGAGGACATCAGTGAAACTGATGAACCTGCAAAGTATGAGGAGGAAAGCAATGCTAAAGAGAACAGCACAACTGAAGtaaaagaggataaaaaagaGGCATCTACTTCTGAAGCAGAAGTCACTAAAGATACAGACAAAACCGAAACCACCGAAGCACCGTCTGaaggtgctgctgctgctgaagcctCCAATGAAACAGCCAAGGAGGAAGAACCTGAGAAGGAACCTGAGAAAGAAGCCCCTCCTCCACCCAAAGAGACTGGTCTGTCCCCATTTAGGAAACTCTTTTTTGTAGGGCTTTTCTCAAACCTGCGAAAGAAAGCCATTGTCAAGAAGAcgaaagaagaagaggaaaaagaggcAGCCGCAAAAGAAGAGGCAGCCGCAAAAGAAGAGGCAGCCGCAAAAGAAGAGGCAGCTGCAAAAGAAGAGGCAGCTGCAAAAGAAGAGGCAGCTAAGGCAGTAgaaactgctgctgaagaaaaggaaaaagatgtggcagagaaagaaacaaaggaagagAAAGATGTTGCTGCACTGGAAACAAAGGAGAATGCTGTGTTAGAGGAGGGAACCAAAGGGGAGCAGGAAACCAAGGACGAAGCAACAGAGATCTCTGTGGAGGATAAACCCAAGCCTCCAACTTCTCCAGAAGAAGGTAAATCTGATGTTCCCCTACAGGCCTCTGTTGATTCTGCAGCTTCTAAAGATGAAACCAAACAAGAAGACCAAAAGGCAGAAACCAGTGCAGAAGAAGTGACCTCTGATAGCGATCTGCAATCATCACAGGAGAAGACAAAGCAACATGGAAGTCCCTTGAAGAAGCTTTTCACAGGGGCCGGCCTGAAGAAGCTCTCCACTAAGAGACAGAGGAGCAAGAAAGAGTCTGATTCAAGGCTCACAGACTCTGGAGAGCAGTCATCTGAGCAACTCCAATCCTCCACAGAGTCAGACGAGGCTCCTAAATCTGATAGTGGAACCTCATCTCCAGAGGCGTCAGGGGAACATGTTGCTGCGGCGGTGAGTCAGAATGAGTCCAGCCAAGAAACTGAAGAAATTGTGTCTGATggtgagaagaaaaaagacGGTGTCATTGCCTCCTTTAGGAAATTTGTAACGCCCAAGagatatgttaaaaaatctGATAGTGAAGATGAAGGTGACAAACCAGCAAAGTCAGCCATACTGTCCTCTTCTGAGAGTGCTCCATTAGCAGAGGAGAGTGCTAAAGAGGAGGATACTAAGGAAGAAAAGCCCTCTGATGAAGAgctaaaaactgaaaacacagagaaactAACCAGCAGCACTGAGGAGACCAAAAAGAAAATTGATTCCTCTGTTTCCTGGGAGGCTCTCATGTGTATGGGTGGACCCAAAAAGAGGACAAGGAGAACCTCTGATTCTGATGATGAGGAGACCAAGGCTGAAGagccaccagcagcagctgaagTGGAACAAGAAGGCAAAAATGAAGCTGAAAATATTGAGAGTGAAGTGGAAGTTGCTCCTGCTCCTGCTACTGCCcctgctcctgctcctgctcctgctcctgctcctgctcctgctcctgctcctgctcctgctcctgGTACTGCCcctgctcctgctcctgctcctgAACCTGAGCCTGTTTCTGTCCCTGCTCCTGTGCCTGAACCTGTGGCTGCCCCTGCTCCCATTCCTGCTTCTGCACCTGCACCTGAGCCAGTATCAAAAGGGGGGTCCCCTTGGAGCACACTCAAACGTTTAGTTATGGCAAAAAACCCAAAGCCCAAAGCCGAGGAAAAGCCTGAGGAAAAGCCTTCTGAACAAGTCCAGCCAGAGCCTGAGCCACCAAAAGATGAGTCAACTTTCTCCCTAAGGAAGTTCTTCCCAGGACGCAGAAAGAAGGTGGTTGAAAAACAAGTCTCCATTGATCACGGGCCAGCTGAGGAAGACTCTGAAACCCCAGCTGTGGTTCCTCTCTCAGAGTACGAAGAACCAGCTGAACCAGTCCAAGATGCACCAGCTGAACCAGTCCAAGATGCTCCAGCTGAACCAGTCCAAGATGCTCCAGCTGAACCAGTCCAAGATGCTCCAGCAGAACAGACCACAGTCCAGAGTACACCATCTGCTGAAGACCGAGCCCCATCATGGATCCCAGCCATTGTTGAGGATGTGGATGAAAAAAATGATCAGCTGAGTGATATCCCAGAAGAAGTGGACAACTTGGCCACACCAAAGTCTGTTGACTCTGACATTTCAGATGATGAAAATGAGGGCCCACCTACACCACCTACAGGTCCAAGCAGCACAGGACGCAGGCTGTCCACTGCAGAGGTCAAGCCTATCACTCCAACTCCAGCTGCAGCAACTTCCCCAGTTCCTCAGGAGCCCAGTATAGAAGATGCACAAAAAGTCATCAGCTGTATTCAGCCACAAATTAGTGAAATTCCACCTCAGTCATGTGCTGCTCTTGAAGATATAAAAGTGGAAGCTGCTTCTGCAACGACTGAATATGAACCCCAATTAGAAAACGCCGAGACCACAACAAGCACTGTACTGGAGCCACATTCATGTAGTGATGTCATGGCCATCTGCATTGGTCTTGGCACCAAAGAGATTGCCAAAGTTGCTGTGGAGGAGCCTGTTACACCTATTGTAGAGAGTACAATTGTGGTCAGTCATGCTGTGAGCAAGGAAGTGCCAGTGGAGCGGTCATTAGATCAGGATAAAGCAGGTATCACTGAAGACCCCGTTTTCAAGGCCCATGTAAACCGGGTACAAATCCTTCAACTGGAGCCTGGTGTTAACAAAATAGTGGGTGAAAATGTTCAAGCTGCCAGACAGAATTATGAACCTGAGATTGAGAAGGTTGGGGTTGTCAGCATTGAGAACTCTGAGGTTATACAACCCAGGACACTGAAATCAAACTCTCCTAAAACTAAAGTGGTCAGTCCCATAGCACCAACTCTTGAAAGACCTGTCAGCACCCAGACTGTACAAGTTTCTGAGGTAACTGTAGAGACCAAGGGCATGAGGCACCATGCTGCATCTCAGCGAAATACCCCTGCAAGAGAGGTGGCTCGTGCTGTTGCTCAAGAGGCATCATCCACCATAGGTGACAGCGAACAAAATAACAATGTACAGGGGACCGAGAGAGCCACTCCTAGTGTTGTATCAAGTGAAGAAACTGCTGTTATCATGGAGACAGTAGTTCTCGTCGCCCCAGATAAAGCTGGACATAATCAAAAGGCAAAATCAGGGAAGGTAAAACATGCTACTGGTGTGTCAGAACCAGTCAAGAAGCATAAAAGTAAGAAGGATGGTAGTAGTAAAGATGGAGCAGTCATTGCAAAGGCCAGcaagaagaaggagaaagtgAAGGAAGGCATCCATGAGTCCAGTGACATTGAGAAAAAGAGTGTTGTCATTGCCAAAGCTGTCATTCAGGATGCTGTGGACAAAGTTTCAGAAGAtgcaactaaacaaaaaaagtctgCCACAAAATCACCCACCATTCCCAAACCAGCGAAGGCAAAAGcaacaagagaagaagagatTGAAATTGGAAATGATGAGCTTGTTATTACCGACACCCCTGTTCCTCTTTTCTGCAAGAAACCAGTCAAAAAATCTTCTCAGCTATTCTGTGTTGCCATGGAGGTCGTTGAGTCTGTGCCAATAGAAATGattgatgaggaggaggaagaagagaagaagaaaaataagaaaccaCAAAAGAAATTTGTGAAAGCTGAGCAGGTACATGCAAGTGAAGAAATGGTTTTTGAGGAAGAAGTTGCAGAGATCATGACAGATGGCAAACAGagcaacaaaggaaaaaaagcttcaccatcagaggagagaaaaatcCCTGAGATCCATCTGCCCGTCCAGGTGGTCCTGCAAGCAGCAGATGAGATTGAGGATCCGCCAGTGAAAGTGGAAAGCTTGGCGGGGTATGACAACGGTCTTAACACCAGCCCAACAGCTGAAAGTCCCTCAAGACAAAAGAAGCTCTCGGTGCTTTCAGAGGAACCCCACAAGAGTGGTTCAGCAAGAGGTTCTTCCCCCAGCCGAGGAAGTTCTTCCCCCAGCCGAGGAGGTTCTTCCCCCAGCCGAGGAAGTTCTTCCCCCAGCCGAGGAGCAGTTcgcaaagcagagaaaaaacaaacggCCAAGTGTGCAGAAGTAATGGCGCAAGTGATCGAGGTGATTGAGGAGGCTGTGAAGGAGATTGACCCAATGTCCACATGA